A stretch of DNA from Methanolinea mesophila:
CCTGAACATTTCGAGACTGTTGATTCGTTCCCTCTCGTGCTCGCGTAACTCCCTGATCCGGTCGCGTATCGTGGCAAGGGCCTTATCGGGCGTTCCCTCGCACTCCTCACAGTGTAGTACCGAGACACCCGAAAGACGGAACGAGGGATGGATGGATGGTCGCAGGTGTGCGGGGTACGCAATGAGAACCACTTCCCCGTCCTTTGCAGTTTTTTTATCAATGAAAATCTCTTCGGCACCTGCGGCCGTCACCTGCTGTAAAAACATCCCGGTTTCTTCTTTTTTTACCATTACTGCGCTGACGGAGAAGGTGGTAAAATCACCGAGCAGGGCGAGATCCAGCTGAAAAGGAAGGAGAAGATTGACATCGCTCTCCCTTCTTTCCAGGGACTGGACCTTTTCCCTGATGGTGATCAGGGCCGACTTGTCCCGGAGCGTACCCTCGGTTTCTGTAAGAAGTGTGTCGATCTGCCTGAAACAGTCCTCAATGGATTCGACCCTGACGGGAAACGGGTTCGCGTCGGGAGGAGTGAAGAACAGCCCGAGTGCTCTCACCATGGAGGCGGGGATTTCTTCGAACGTGTCGAGCACCTGGTTCAACCGCACCTGGTACTCCGCACACCTGTCGAGTAACTCCGGACGAATTCCCGGTTCAAGGGATCCCTGGAGCGGGGAAGTCGGATCCTTCAGCGGGATCACTTCCATCATCCCGGCCTCATACATGGCTTCCACCCCTTGCATCCTGAAGGCATTATGAACGCCCACATTCAGCATGCACATATCAGAAGGGTAAAACATCGGATTTACCAGTTATGCGGTTCACTATGTGCGTTACGGCTTCACCGAGTTTTGGCTCGCTATCTTTTTGAATTTCCGCGACGCGTTCTTCTCCTTCATTTCGGATCTTCGCGGCGGCAAGATCTGCAATCCTGTGGCTCTCGGCTCTGGCCTGCTGGACTTCGGCCCATCCTGCTTCTATCGATCTTCGCTTGATGGCTTCCGCTTCGGTCCTTGCATCGTTCAACAACCGTTCTGCCTCCGTGCGTGCCTGGGACAGCGTCGTCAGTGCGTGGTTTTCTGCGAGCTTGATCCGGGCAATCTCATCATAGACCATAATCCACCAGGCGAAGGCAGGATAGTTAGTGATACTATGTCCACATCATAAAACTTTGCCACCCCTTTTTTTCGGATATCCCGAATTTATCTCCTGTATTGTGATCCGGGTGTTCCAATACGGACCCGGCAGAGAAGGTCATTTCTTGTCCAAACCGGGGGTGGAAACCCCCTCGGAAGGATGGTCCCGCGACACCTTCCTCCGGACTGGCGGGAGCAGGGTGAAGACCATAAGGTATCCCCGGGAAAAAATACCGGGTGCGCGGGAGGAAGGGTTCTCGATACAAGAAAATATCAGTAAACCATGACCGGTATCTCTATCTGTCCAATAATTCTGGACACCGCAGCACTTATCCCGTTGACCGTGCTTCCGGTTCGTCCGTAATTCCTTGAAATGAGCAGTAATGAAAAAGTTCCCGAGAGCCGGACAGTGGTCTCTTCGCAGTCACCGAGCACAATCCGGGATTTCACCGGTATCTTCTCCTCCCGGAAAGGGATCCCTGCCCGTTCAAGAATGAAACGACCTGAAATCTCGGATTCTTCGAGCCAGCTTTTCGCTGACACCGGACCATATGAGTGTTCGAGTGACTGGAATATCTTCTGGTCGATTACGAACAGCAGAGTTACCGGGCATAAGGACAACTGGAGAAGCATGAGCAAAGGAAAAGGACATTTACCGCTCCTCGTATCGACAGGCAGCAATGCTCTCAGGTGCTGCAGGTATCCCGGTTCCTCTTCGGGAACGAGGATTTCACGGTAATTCTCTGCGACGAATCTGATTTTTTTTCCAGCCGCCCTCTGGAATTTTCGTTCCAGGAGGGCATTGTAGTAGCCCATATCCGTTCGTCAAATGAGTAACTCCGGTTTCATATATTAAAAATTTCTCCCTTGTACCCAACCTCTTGCTCCCTAATCCGGAGGGATCAGGGGACTTTCAATGCCGTTGACCGCACCCGATGACTCCTGGGACTCCTGAAATGCGGGGAGTCGCATGCATGAACGAAACCGGGGAGTATAATGCTATGCGCGCCGTATCCGGATACCCTCGCCGAAGGAACCCCCAAAAAATCTCTTCTCCGCCCCCGGCTTTTTTTCAATGTCCGTACATTGCGCAATACGGGTAAATTATTGAAAATTCATCAAATTCCCCGTGTATCCCACTGGACCATCGCCTGTCCAAAAAAATGAATAAACCCCCTCCATGAATGTTTCTTGCGGTTTCCGGTACCGCCGGAATCCTTCCTTTTGACGGACAGAGATGATAAAAAGAATAATTATAAATAATATAATGCCTATAGGGGAGCTGCCTCAGAGGGAGGAACACTGGGGATACATGCCGGCTGCAATGAGCGGCAGACCGAAACGGCAACAGGATCTGCTGCGGTATCCATTGCATCCCGGAGCCGAACAAATGTTCAGGAAATATCAATAACCTGCCGGATGGATCCGCACCCCGGGACGGAAAAGGGCGACGGGTGAACAAGACATCCGGTGTGGAACCGTCTTGATATTCAGCGGACATGATGCCGCAGGCCTGAAGAAGCTGTATTCCGAAACGGCGGATGGAATACAGGTGAAATGTGCTCAGGTCGGATGCGGGGCCGACCATGTGATTCGCACAATCCTCTCATGGGGCACCCCCTTATCCTTGATCCTTTCTTTGAGCGAACGCCGGAGAGGCATTCCTTACTGGTTCCCGATCGTGAAATTTCTATGTTCATCCCTGCTATCCCGGCCTACTCATGATCTTGAACGTACCTCGTCCGGACAGGACCTCCCTGGCAAAGGCTCTGCTATGTGCCGGATGTTTTGACGTCACGCTGTATACGGAGATACCCTCTGGCGGGAACCGGCCTTTCCGATGCATGACCTTTCGGAGGGGGGGGTCCGTGCGGAGGTCGGTGCCCCCGGGAACCTTCCGGTCCCGACGAAAGCTGGAGAACGTATGTCCGGAGCACCAGGGGAGCGGCACGTACCGTCTTTACCCTGTCTGTTCGGAAAAGAGTGGTGGCATCACAAGGAGGCAGCGGCCCCGGGAGGATTGCCCCCCGGGGCGTCTACCATTGGATTGGACGTTCAGTCGGTGACTTAGTTGGACACTAATACACCTGCAATAGACATTGAGATCAATGTTTATTAAATTTTTTGAAACGTTGTGAGAAACAACGCATATTTCTGCCGTTTTTACTCCCATCACCAGCACTCCTGAACTACTTCGGCAATCCAACGATTGGGAGAAGAGCGGCGTGTCCCGGACCGCGAGACTCATCCCCCCTGCCCGTTCCCCTCGTATCACTGGTCCACCTTGGTCACCGCCGCCCTGCCCCCGGATCCCCGGGAGAGGCCGGCTGACACATCTTCAGGAGACCGTCCCTGAATTCATCGATATACTCCTTCATGGACAGGCTCCCGTCCGGGAAAGGACAGTCGATATCCCGCAGGCGTTCGATCGTCGGCCGCGTCGGGAGAAGAAGGTCCATTTCGACGCCGGATCTCTGGCACGCTCCGGCCATCGCCTCCCGGAACACCCCGATACAATACGCGATCCTCCTCCTGTAAAGGTCGCGGGTGCGATCGAGGAAACACGCCAGGCGGTAGGATTCGATCCGCAGGAAATCCTCCCTGATCCTCGTGTCGGTGCATTTCCCGAGCATATAGTGATAACTCTCGTAGGGATACATCAGTTCCAGCTCCGCGGGGACAACGCCACAGGTTCCGAAGATGATGATCTGGTAGTCCTCCGGCTCGAGAACCTCCCCGATAACCCTGCGGAAGAGCCGGTGGCTGGGGCTGGCACTATAGGGTTTCTTGACCGCACAAGGGAGAAAAATGGCAATGTCATTCTCCCGGAGCGGGTATTCCTGCAATATATAGCGGAATGCCTCTTCGAACTGGGGGAGGTAAAAAGGTTCCTCGGTGAGCGCCCGGTGCTTCACCGCACCTCTCGGCAGGTATTCCCCTGTTCGTTGTCCGTCTCCCATCGCAAATATCGTCCTTCAGACCGCGGGTAAAATGTTCCCGGCAAAGTGGGTAACAGGGATCCCTCCCGTATCCCCGGGACCCGTTCCCGCTGCCTGAACAATATGCGACCCGGGTGTGGTTAAGACATTCCATCGTTTCACACGCGTCTCGCGGCCCGGCCCTGAAACGAACCCCTGCCCGGCGCGCAATGCGAAAATTTATCGTCAGATGCGCAGTAGTATTCAATTCAACAAGAGTCGGCAGAACGGGGGGTTCGATCATTCCTTTCCGAAAAGAATCCGGGAAAAAGGAGAGCGAGGTCTGGTATCACCGGGGGATTTCGCTCCAGCAGCAATCTCGTGCCAGAGAGGCGATCGACTGTTTCGACCGGGCGCTGGAGTTGAACCCGGGGCATCTCTTCGCCCTGGTGCAGAAGGGGGCACTGCTCGAGAAAGAGTCCAGTTTCAAGGAAGCGCTGGACTGTTTCGACCGGGCGCTCGCGATTCATTCGCGGTACGCCTTTGCCTGGTACCACAAAGGGCTGTGCCTCTCCTCCCTTGGTCTCTACCCCCAGGCGGCCCAGAGCTATTCCCGGGCAATAGAACTTGATCCAGACCTCGCGAAGGCCTGGTCCGGGAGGGGCATCTGTAACTTCGCACTCGGCAGGTTCAGGGACGCGCTCACCGATTTCGACAGGGCGTGCAGACTTGACACCACCTATAGCGAAGCCTGGGTGGGCAGGGGCCTCACTTACGCGGCCCTTAAGCTCTATGATAAAGCCCTTCCCTGTTTCGAACAGGCTATCGAGATCGATCCTCTCGACGAGGTCTCGTGGTACAACCGCGGAAGGAGCTACTCGTTCCTCGGGGATCTCCGTGGTGCCCTTGAGTGCTACACCCGCTGTACCGTGCTCGCCCCCGCGGATACCGACGGGTGGTATCAGCGGGGACGTATACTCGCCCTGCTCGGGGATCACAGTGAGGCGCTGACCTGCTTCGAACGGGTCCTGGAAGCCGATCCCGGGAGCATGCAGGCGGCAGTCGCGAAAGGACTTTCGCTGCAGGCCTTGCACCGGCTGGATGAGGCGCGCGCCGAATTCGACCGCATGATTGCAAAAGACCCGGGGGATATCACCGCACTGATGGCGAAAGCGTCGGTCTGCCGGGAGGAAGGAGACATCACCTGCGCCACGGCCTGCTATGAGTCCGTCCTCAAGAATGACCCTTCGAACCTCCCGGCCTGCATGAACCTCGGAATCCTCTGTCATACCACGGGGGAGACCGGGAAGGCACTGGAGTATTTCGACCGGGCGATTGCCATCAAGCCCGATTACCCCGTAGCATGGTATGACAAAGGGAGGATCCTTGCCGCAGCGGGAAGGCACCAGGAGGCACTCAGGTGTTACGACCATATTCTTGTCGAGAGTCCCGACGACGCGGATGCGTGGTACAACCGGGGTTTCTCTCTGAACGAGCTGGTTCGGCATGAAGAAGCAATCCGCTGCTATGACCGGGCGATCGAGATATCCCAGGGCGATCCGGACTGCTGGTACAATAAGGGAGTGAGTCTGATGCAGCTCGGCCGGTACCGGGAATCCATCCAGTGTTTCGACCGGGTTATCGAACTCGACCCATCAGACCCGGCGAGCTGGTATTTCAGGGGAGTGTGCCTCGACGACCTTGGACGCCACCGGGAAGCCCTGATAAGCTACGAGAAAGCCCTGGAGATGGACCCTTCGGACAGCACCAAGTGGTACAGCAAAGGTGCGGTGCTTGAAAAACTGGGGTGCTATGCCGACGCGATGCAGTGTTTCGAGAAGGCGATCTCGGAGAACCCGGAGAATGACAAGGCCAGGATGGCACTCGAACTGCTGATGCGTCACGAAGGGGCGAAAGGTTAGGTCAGGGTCCCCACTTGAACCCCTGGAGGCTCAGATCGTTGAGCCACTTGTCGAGAAAGACGCACAACTCGTTTTTTACTTTCAGGTTTACCTTTCCCGGCTCGGGATATACGACTTTTCTCTCGTGCTGGTCCTGATATACCAAGGGCTCGGCCCTTTTCTGGTCGGGGTACACCCTGATCTCGATGTCCGGATCTGCGACCATCTGGCCGTCGACGACCGGGTTCTGCGAGAGGGCATAGAGGTTCTCATCGAGGCGGTCGACACAAAGCGGGAGATAGGGGGGATTTTCTATCACTACGGACTGCCTGACCCTGAGGATCCCCATCGCCTCCATCTTCTTGAAAATTGACTGGTATACGTCCACTTTACTTCACCAGGTCACTGTAAAAGACAGTATGGAAAAAATCTCCTATAAATCTATCCCGGATAATCCCTCACCACGGCCCGGGAATGCCGGGACCTCCTGAAGCCTGGGGGTCCAGGAGATTCGGAAGCGTGCGGCGTCCAATTCAATCCTTCCGCATCGCCGGATATACGAGCCCTGCAATGAGGGCATTTAGCACGGCAGTGGCGAGAATGACGGGGACTATCAGGTCGAGGAGTGGAGTCGCGGCAAAGGTCCCAAGTATCCGGTCCCCCGCGAGAGAGAGGGTTATCCCGGTTGACGAAAACCCGCTTGCCAGGGTGGCAAGGAATACGGCGAGTGCGGGTGCGAGGCGGGTCCGTCCCTCCATGGCGATGAACGCGACGATGCAGACCCCCGCCGCGAGCGGCTCGCTTATCAGGAACACGGGGTTGAACGCGGAACTGCCCACCAGGGCATCCAGTACCCCTCCGGCAAACCCGATCCCGATTGCCGAAGGGAAGGAGGGGCGGGTGAGCATGATGGCGAGACCGTAGAACGCCACCATTACGTCGGGAGTCACCGGGGCCCCCGAGAGAACGAATACGAACCGGACAACGGTGCCCATGGCAAGAAATGCCGAGATTAAGAAAAGGTCGCGGCGTTCCATGATCCACAGATGCCGTTCTCCCTTTTTATTTCTTGCGAATAATCAGGGGGAACCCTTCCTGTTTTGTCAGGAGTATCCCTCCGAATACCTCCATAGCGGAGCGGAACCGGATTGCGAGTTTCTACCCTGGCTCGATACCGATAAGCGGGAAGACACGCGAAGCCAGCCCGATTGCGAGAGCGGTCGGAAGAATGCCCGAATCGGGGAAACCTGTCACCAGACCGACACCGGGCGCGTAGATACTGGCGGCGCTCGAGAGCAGGACAAGCACTGTCCGGCGGGCATAGCAATCCCTGCCGGGCTTATCCATCTCAAACAATGGCTCGAAGATCATCATGACTCCGATCGCGACGAGGATGGCGAACGCCACCCAGTGGTCGAACCCGGCGATGAACGCCACGAGATAAAAACCCGGACCCCTCCGACGACCGCCATGAGGAAATGGAAACCCCGTAAGAATGATGCGATGACCAGTCCGGTCCTTCAGCTTCGCCGAACCTGCGGCCAGGGCGACAGCGCAACAGTCCATGGACAGGCCGATTGCAACCCGCAGTATGAGGGAGAACAATTGGTGCTCCACTATAGGTCTGCCCGGCGTACCAGGTGCTGCAGGAGTCCTCTCCCGAGGCCATCCCGGAAAATATATCACTTGGTGGGCGCGAGATCTCACGTACAGGGGGATAATCTGTTTGGCAACGTACGATGAGGTGTATCGCCTGTCCATCGATGATCCGGACCGTTTCTGGGCCGGTGCCGGGGATGCCGTGGAATGGATCCGCCGGTGGGACAGGGTTCTCGATCCCTCGGTCCCGCAATTTTACCGCTGGTTCTCCGGTGGTGTGCTCAATACCTGCGACAATGTGCTCGACCGGCATGTCAGGGAAGGGAGGGAACGACAGCCCGCCCTCATCTATGACAGCCCCGTGACCGGAACCGTACGACGCTACACCTATGGAGCCCTTACCCGGGAAGTCTCCCGGTGTGCCGGGGGGCTTGCCGCACTCGGGGTAGGAAAGGGAGACCGGGTGGTGATCTATATGCCCATGGTCCCCGAGGCGATCGTCGCCATGCTCGCCTGCGCCAGGCTGGGGGCCATCCATTCGGTGGTCTTCGGAGGGTTTGCCGCCCGGGAACTGGCATCCAGGCTCGCCGATGCCTCCCCCGCGGTCATTATATCCGCTTCGTGCGGGATCGAGGTGAACAGGATAATCCCCTATAAGCCGCTGCTCGATCAGGCCGTCGAACTTGCGAAGATCTCCCCGAAGGCCTGCGTAATCCTTCAGAGGCCCCAACACGAGGCGCCACTCCGGGAGGGCAGGGACATTGACTGGGATACCTTTATCGATGCGGATCCCGCCGGTTGTGTCCCGTGCAGGGCGACCGATCCGCTCTATATCCTCTATACTTCAGGGACAACGGGGGTGCCGAAAGGAGTCGTCCGGGACCATGGCGGCCACCTCGCAGCCCTGCTCTGGAGCATGAAAAATATCTACGGCATGGAACCGGGCGAAACCTTCTGGGCGGCGTCCGATATCGGCTGGGTTGTGGGCCATTCCTACATTGTCTATGCCCCGCTCGCGTACGGGTGCACCTCGGTGCTCTACGAGGGAAAATCGGTGGGGACCCCGGACCCGGGAGCATTCTGGAGGGTGGTCTCGGACCACGGGGTCGACACCCTGTTCACCGCCCCTACTGCGATACGCGCCATCAAGAGAGAAGACCCGGATGGCAGGTACCGGGAGCGTTACGACCTGTCCCGGCTGAAGATGCTCTTCCTCGCCGGTGAGCGCTGCGACCCCGATACCCTGGCGTGGGCCGGGAAACTCCTCGGGATCCCTGTCATCGATCACTGGTGGCAGACCGAATCGGGATGGCCCATGGCCGCAAACCCTGCCGGGCTGGAACTGCTCCCGGTGAAGCCAGGTTCATGCACGAAGGCTGTTCCGGGCTATGATATCCGTGTGCTGGACGAATCGGGGAAGGGACTTCCCGCCGGGTCGACCGGGAACGTCGTGGTGAAGCTCCCCCTGCCTCCCGGGTGCCTCACGACCCTCTGGAAGAATGACGAGGGGTTCGTGGGAACTTACCTGTCCCGGTATCCCGGGTACTACGTCACCGGAGATGCCGGGTTCATCGATCCCGACGGGTACCTCTGGATCATGGGACGAACGGACGATATCATCAACACCGCGGGGCACCGGCTCTCCACCGGGTCGATGGAAGGGGTGATCTCGTCTCACCCGGACGTAGCGGAATGTGCGGTGACCGGGGTTCACGACCCGGTGAAGGGGGAGGTGCCTCTCGGGTTCGTAGTGCTCAAATCGGGAGTGGACAGGGACAGCCGGCAGATCGAAAAGGAACTGATCGCCATGGTCAGAGAGAAGATCGGCCCGATCGCATCGTTCAAACGTGCAGTCGTCGTCTCCCGTCTCCCGAAGACACGGTCGGGTAAGATCCTCCGGAGGACTCTGAAGAGTATTGCCGACGGGGAGGAATACCGGATCCCCTCCACCATCGAGGACCCGGCGGTCCTTGGAGAGATCGCCCGTGTGCTGAAGCGTGAAGGGTACCCCGGGGGAGGATGACCGCGGGGCCGTCTCCGGTTCCCGCTCTTTCATGTGAAAAATGCCTCCCGCATTTTCATTCCCTGTGCCTGGTTCACGCGAAGGGATCAATTAATTTTCTTTGATGCGCTTCCGCCAGGCGGTGACTGGCGTGCATGCATCGCAGCCGGTGCAATCCGGCGCAAGAACCTTTCCTTTCACGGATTGAGCACCAGGAGCGAGTAATTCAGGAAGGCTGCAATGGTCACCCACACGATGTAGGGGATGAGGAGAACCGCCGCGATTCTCCGAATCCTCCAGAACCACACGATTGTAGCGAGGATCGCGATCCAGAGCGCGACGATCCCTGCGAGTCCGAGGGGAGGAGACTGCAGGCCGAAGAACACGAACGACCAGGCCACGTTCAGGCCGAGCTGAATGGCGAAGAGAATGATCCCCGTCTTTGCGAGGGGGTTGTTCTCCTTCCATGCACCCCAGACCATCGCGAGGGAGATTCCCATAAGAATGTAGAGAGTGGTCCATACCGGGCCGAATACCCAGTCCGGGGGGGTGAACCATGGTTTTTCCAGGGAGGCGTACCAGGAACCGGTACCGGTAACTGTAACGGCCGATCCTGTCACCCCTGCCATGATACAAAGGATGATCGACACCGCGTAGCGGACGACCATCCCCGTCCGGGTCTCTCCTCCGAACGATCCCATGCTCGTCCGTTATGCAGCGGGTTCTTATAAGTCTTCACCTCCCGGGCCCGGGATAGTTATATTGTCAGGCCGACGCCATTTCCATAAATGTTATTGGGCGGATACGCCATTTCCGTCCCTGCTTTCAGGTCGACAGTCAGACAGGGCTATTCCCGGAAAGGGAGAGTTCCGCCCGGGAGTCCTGAATAGTTCGGCGGAAAGGGACCCCGGTGCAGGGTGCAGGCTCCGTGGCCGGATCGATCCGGAAAGGCAGCAAGAGGCCTGTGGTCGGGATCGAGGAGCAATCGTGAGTCCGGAGAACCGTGTATGCTGACCGGGGTGGATATCGGGGGGACGAATACCGATGTAGTTACCATCGACGGGACCGTCAGGTCACAAAAGGTCCCGAATCACCTGGGACTTGACGCTCTGAAAGGAGCGATGAAAA
This window harbors:
- a CDS encoding DUF5591 domain-containing protein, coding for MGDGQRTGEYLPRGAVKHRALTEEPFYLPQFEEAFRYILQEYPLRENDIAIFLPCAVKKPYSASPSHRLFRRVIGEVLEPEDYQIIIFGTCGVVPAELELMYPYESYHYMLGKCTDTRIREDFLRIESYRLACFLDRTRDLYRRRIAYCIGVFREAMAGACQRSGVEMDLLLPTRPTIERLRDIDCPFPDGSLSMKEYIDEFRDGLLKMCQPASPGDPGAGRR
- a CDS encoding tetratricopeptide repeat protein; its protein translation is MRKFIVRCAVVFNSTRVGRTGGSIIPFRKESGKKESEVWYHRGISLQQQSRAREAIDCFDRALELNPGHLFALVQKGALLEKESSFKEALDCFDRALAIHSRYAFAWYHKGLCLSSLGLYPQAAQSYSRAIELDPDLAKAWSGRGICNFALGRFRDALTDFDRACRLDTTYSEAWVGRGLTYAALKLYDKALPCFEQAIEIDPLDEVSWYNRGRSYSFLGDLRGALECYTRCTVLAPADTDGWYQRGRILALLGDHSEALTCFERVLEADPGSMQAAVAKGLSLQALHRLDEARAEFDRMIAKDPGDITALMAKASVCREEGDITCATACYESVLKNDPSNLPACMNLGILCHTTGETGKALEYFDRAIAIKPDYPVAWYDKGRILAAAGRHQEALRCYDHILVESPDDADAWYNRGFSLNELVRHEEAIRCYDRAIEISQGDPDCWYNKGVSLMQLGRYRESIQCFDRVIELDPSDPASWYFRGVCLDDLGRHREALISYEKALEMDPSDSTKWYSKGAVLEKLGCYADAMQCFEKAISENPENDKARMALELLMRHEGAKG
- a CDS encoding DUF1249 domain-containing protein: MDVYQSIFKKMEAMGILRVRQSVVIENPPYLPLCVDRLDENLYALSQNPVVDGQMVADPDIEIRVYPDQKRAEPLVYQDQHERKVVYPEPGKVNLKVKNELCVFLDKWLNDLSLQGFKWGP
- a CDS encoding manganese efflux pump MntP, translated to MFSLILRVAIGLSMDCCAVALAAGSAKLKDRTGHRIILTGFPFPHGGRRRGPGFYLVAFIAGFDHWVAFAILVAIGVMMIFEPLFEMDKPGRDCYARRTVLVLLSSAASIYAPGVGLVTGFPDSGILPTALAIGLASRVFPLIGIEPG
- a CDS encoding propionyl-CoA synthetase gives rise to the protein MATYDEVYRLSIDDPDRFWAGAGDAVEWIRRWDRVLDPSVPQFYRWFSGGVLNTCDNVLDRHVREGRERQPALIYDSPVTGTVRRYTYGALTREVSRCAGGLAALGVGKGDRVVIYMPMVPEAIVAMLACARLGAIHSVVFGGFAARELASRLADASPAVIISASCGIEVNRIIPYKPLLDQAVELAKISPKACVILQRPQHEAPLREGRDIDWDTFIDADPAGCVPCRATDPLYILYTSGTTGVPKGVVRDHGGHLAALLWSMKNIYGMEPGETFWAASDIGWVVGHSYIVYAPLAYGCTSVLYEGKSVGTPDPGAFWRVVSDHGVDTLFTAPTAIRAIKREDPDGRYRERYDLSRLKMLFLAGERCDPDTLAWAGKLLGIPVIDHWWQTESGWPMAANPAGLELLPVKPGSCTKAVPGYDIRVLDESGKGLPAGSTGNVVVKLPLPPGCLTTLWKNDEGFVGTYLSRYPGYYVTGDAGFIDPDGYLWIMGRTDDIINTAGHRLSTGSMEGVISSHPDVAECAVTGVHDPVKGEVPLGFVVLKSGVDRDSRQIEKELIAMVREKIGPIASFKRAVVVSRLPKTRSGKILRRTLKSIADGEEYRIPSTIEDPAVLGEIARVLKREGYPGGG
- a CDS encoding TspO/MBR family protein produces the protein MGSFGGETRTGMVVRYAVSIILCIMAGVTGSAVTVTGTGSWYASLEKPWFTPPDWVFGPVWTTLYILMGISLAMVWGAWKENNPLAKTGIILFAIQLGLNVAWSFVFFGLQSPPLGLAGIVALWIAILATIVWFWRIRRIAAVLLIPYIVWVTIAAFLNYSLLVLNP